AATCGGATTTAATGACTAAGGCAAATGACAAATATGCCCCCACTCTGTTGGATGTGTCGCGCGGTTTGAGGATCACTAGCAACGAGCGTATGTGTGATCAATGATTCTCCATTcattaatttaaattaaaattcgTGATTGGGTGGAGAATATGGGACTCGGTGTCGAGCGAACGGCTGTGGCTGACGCACGTGGGATCCGAAACCGGAGGTCGGTGGGACCTCCATCGCTATCCCGGATCGGGAATTTAAGTGGAAACTAAATGACAAAAATGCCCTTCATCGCTCGCTTCACGGAAGATCGCAGCCGTTCGTATACCTTCCAAGTTCCAACTTACCATTCGGAGCGACGGGGCCGGGGTGAAGGGGACGTTCCATCCGCCCCCAGAGGGCGGGCCGATCGCCCTGGTTCAGCGAGGCTCCCCGCATGCCATTGGGAAGCGAGCCTGGGAGGGTATCGTAGTAAAATCAAATGAGAACGTGACGTTACATCGCACATTCGTCGTGCCGTGGCGTGAATGGCGATGATGACAGCCAGATTTGGGGAGTAGCGTAGGGGGAAGATGATTCGAAAATAAAAGATTATTACGCGGATCACGGTCATCATTAACCACGTGTCGGAGCGTTCGTGCCGGCTTCCTGAGGAATGATCATTATTGGGTTTGCTCCTCAATAAAGCGGGTTAGGTGGAGGTGCAGTGCTGCGTTACGGTGTTAAGGGAAACGTGACGTCGTCTGTTCTCTGACTGAGAACTGAGTGGAGAGAGAGTACTGCTTCGCTGCTTCAGGGCGAGTACTGGTGCCCTTGGTTACTTTTCCTTTTCAATCTTTTGCGCTGCAGAGTGCAGAGTCCCCGCAGCAGATCTTTTGCTTGAGATGAGGGAAGGGAGCGCCCGAGTTTCCCGTCGATCCCCGGATACCGAGGCCTGTTCAACCCGATTACTGTACGGCCTGGGGTGCTTTAATGGCTACGGACGCGGGAGTGAAGGATGGCCAGAATGCAAGTGAAAATAAAGCGGCATTGATGCACGGACTCCCTTTGTCTGGATGCAACTCCCCCTCTCTTTTAGGCCGCTGAGTCTCCGGTCGTACGATCACCTGCGCTCGGTCATTTGAAACCGGACCGCATGGGCCGCTGCAACTTGGGCAGTCCGGCTGACATTTCACCGATTGAGATCCAAGTTTCCAGCAACGCGTTTGGATCCACCTGATCATCCCTTAGAAAACCGCTAGATAGAACTGACCCAGCCACTCTCTTTAAGGCCCAAATTTCGATGGGCTGAGAGGTTCACAAGATTCGTCAGGATACTGGTATTTTCTTGCAAAACAGAAAAAATCATAGTTTGGTTCCAGGTGGAAGTCTCATTTTGTTCAAAATTCAAGATCTAAGCAGCATTtcagagaaaaagaaagctGCTTTTTGTTCGGATAAAAGGATGTCGTTATTTTTCACTTAACCTTGTTCTTAAATATACCAGAACGGACACCCCTTGAAACAGCTTAGAACGCTAACATATAAACACAAGGGTCAACAAATTTGGGCCCAGGGTCGATCCAAAAATAATTGGGCCTTCTTCAGCCACCAGCCCCACGATCCTATCCTCCAAAGAGttttgtgattatgaatcataaacACCATTGAAAATAGTCGAGGACCAACCCTCTAAATACCACCACATTACTCATTAGAACCCAACCTATGACAAGACAACCATCTACGGACAGAAGGTGTGTGGAGCAGTGGAGGGGGGCTAAGGGACTAGGTTGATAGGCTGCCAACTAGAACTAGTCATGGGCCGGCTTGGGCACAAAAAAGCTTCACTTTGAAAAAGGGCCGGCCTGAAGCCGGactaaaaatgaataaaatttaGGCTTGAGACCCAACGCATAATCAGCTCTACCACTAACCGCCCTTAGCATACATACAGGAGAGAGTATTAGCAAAGATGATGAACAAACAAGGTGACAAGAGACAACCCTAGCACAACCCCAGTCTTTAATTAGAAATACTTTGCAGGAGTTTCATTTACCAAAAGAGCAAAAGAAGCTAGACCACACAACCCCTTATCCAGCCGATCCACCCATCCTAGAACCCAAGCTATGTTAGAAAGAGAAATAGGAAATCCCATCACAGCTAGCCATAGACCCGCTCTATGTCAATTTTGATGGCCATCAAGCATCTACATGTGGGAGCTTTTATGAGGTCCTACGTAAATTCCTTGACTAGAAGAGTGTTATCTAATATGCCTTTGCCCCTAATGAAGGCTCCCTATTTAGGAGTTAGGACTAATTAGATCATTTAGAAGCGGCAGCATTCTAGCTACCATAATCTTTGCAATTAATTGGCAAAGGATGGTGCACAAATGGATAAGTCTCAAGTGTACCGCCTCCATATGGGACTGGATCTCTCAAGGAGCGGGGTTGCAAAAGTTCTCTTCCAAGCATCTAGCATAGAGCTATTTTCAAAGTATTGTTTCCCTGCCTAGCACACATCCTCCTGAATGATGGGCCATTACATcttgaagaagaaagttgaaaagcTGTCCAAATTTGGAGCTTAATTTAACACCAACCAAAGTTCTTAGAGTATCCGTAACCCCCTTATCCATCACTGGGCTCATTAACCCTGTATTCTCCTGAAAAGAGTCTCTTCGACTTGGACGAGGACCCAAGTGAGATGACTTTGCATCCAATCTCCATCTGGCTTGAAAAATTGGAACAATTCATTCTTGATTTCCTCTAGGTCCTCTAACAACGAACCCTTACTAGTCTTCAGCAATCTAATACAGTTCCTCTGTTTCCTCACTGCTATAGAGCGatggaaaattttgaattaCCATCTCCATCCCTTAGCTAAGAAATTCTGGATTTCTAGCTCCAAAGTATCTTGTTGGTGAAGAAGAGAGTGGTAAGTCGATAGATTTACCCTAAGTAGGCAAAATCTCTCCTCAAAGAGACCCCCTTGagcatcttctttttcttccagttGGCCAACGACTATCTCCATCTCTTCGATATGGCGAAAAATATTCCCCACTGCGACTCGGTTCATCGTTTCAATCTTCTTTTTGCCAACTCAAATTTCCGGGTTACTCTATATATTGCATCTCCCCTGACCGGCATACTTTGTACATTGCACCTCCTTTTCATCATTCCTCTGTCATTGCTTCCATTGACCAAACAATGAAGGTGCATTgcatatccttcttcttcttcttcttcttcttcttctttttctatctaaaaagcatttcataaaaaaaaaagagaaagccgTTTCTTTGTTCAGataaaaaaatgttatttttcACTTAAACTTGTTCTTATTCGACATTAACTACAAGCAGCAAAGGCACCACTTGAAATAGTTTAGGAGGCTAAGACCCAAATACAAGGGCGCCTACGAACAGTGTTGCGTGGTGGGCTGCGTTTGTCAACAAATTTGGGCCCTGGTTGGGCCGTGTTCAGCCACCAGCCCCACAATCTTTTCCTTGAAAATAttttgtgattatgaatcatgtaCACCTTTGAATCACTCCAATTTTATGTTTTGACCTCCTCTCCGCAACCATTGTTTTCAAGATATTTTAAAGGTTCTGTGCTCTAACATCCTGATGTTAGGCTCACCGTTGGATGGATATTATGATCTTGACTAGGGGTGGCAAGGTTTAACCCtttaatctatttaatttgTTTCAACCCGTTGTCGATCAATTTACCTTAAACACACAGTCTAGAACaataaatcagcttaaatttacCTTTGCTTCATGCGCAATAAGGCTCAACATTGTCCATGATGTTGCTTGTATTGTACGGCtaagattaaattgaagttggtGCTTGTGTCCTCCACATCAAAAAGTGGTGATGAAAGTTTAGATATGCTAAGTTTATTATCATGCCAAGTAATTTCCATGAAGAGCATTAGCATTGATCCCCTGCTATATTAGTCAAAATTTTCATGATTGGGCAATGGGGGATTGGTGTGGTACATGGATATTAGGCGATGTCAGTTAGTCTTACATGCTACTTAGCCAATCGTTGACTTCCGTACAAAATTGATGAAGTGAGCAGTAGCAAGTTTTATATAGTAGTTTCCTTTCATGAAGTTTATTAATCTTACTCTATCAACATTAGTAAATATTGTTAGAACAAGTACACGGCTTTCAAGAATAAGGTATACTGATAAAATCAAGGTCCTCAAAATAGATATCCATCATTCGTGACGACGACATCTTTATCATTGTTCATAATTATTGGAGCGTGAATTTATGGCCCATGTCATGCAGTTTTGCTGTTAACTCGAAGGAAGAGCGGCAGTTCCTTCTCTGGATTTACAGGACCTACTTTGGCAAACCAAGACCGAGAACATGCTATTATGCTAAGGAATTCCCCGTCTGCTCCGGAATAATGAGTCCGTAATCAGATGCCGGCCGCTAAATTGCTGAGAGATGTTATTCATCTTCCAATGGCCCTTATTTTTTTAACGGGACCATCAAAATGTTGCACGACTCTTAAAGTTATCCTTGCAGCACACCCGGAGCCTGCAACGGCAGCGGGTCCAAACCGCAACCCTTGATGAGAGTCTACTAAGCTAGTGGGTGGAGGGTCGTAATCAGCTAAGCGGCAGGCAAATGTCCCGTTCAAGAGCACAACACGGAATTGTTTTATTTTCTATCGTCTGCTTTCGTAAACCTTACGACCCACTTGGCCCATCAGGAGAATCACATGACACGAGGTAGATGCTGCGGGTGCCACCACACCCGCCCCGGAACGTGCCGGCCCCTTTAACCTGTCTGCATCTCCCACCGTTGATGTGGGCTCCGCCGAGAACGGTGGACGCATGCCGGAAACGGTGGGCGCTCTCTCCCccaccatctctctctctctctctctctctgtctgtaTCTAACGCTTTTATACCAATTCCATGGTGTATAAGATTTCGGTGCTAAATTGAGATTCTGGCAGTCCAAAACGCTGCCATCAAACGGTCATCCCTTGATCCAGGCTGGGTCAATGCCAGCTTATTAGCGGCAGCCTTgcctcttcttttatttttccctTTTGGCCACATTGCGGGCTACTCTTGCTGCGGTGGTCGGGCGTCGTTACTGGAGCTTTTCTCTTCGTTTCGTTTCGATGCCTCCCCTCCAACTATATACTCCAGGTGGAGCCGAATCGAGGTCGCCATTTTAAGCCCGAAGACGCCCACTCCTACATTTGACTCCGGACGTTCTGAAGTACAGAAATTCCGACCATGGCAGCAGCGGCCTCCGCTTCCACCGGACCGCCCCACGGCCTCGTCCGTCTGTCCTTGCACGTGCTGCTGCTGCTGACGAGCGTGAGCCTCACGCATGCGCAGCTGCCCGGCACCTGGGAGGTGCTGGTCGAGGACGCCGGCATCGCCTCCATGCACACGGCCGTCACCCGGTTCGGCACGGTCGTCCTCCTGGACAGGACCGACATCGGGCCTTCCCGGCTCCCCCTCCCCAAGAGCCACTGCCGCCGCGACCCCACCGACCGCGCCCTCCCCGGCGGCGACTGCACCGCCCACTCCGCCCTCCTCGACCCCGCCACCCGCCGGCTCCGCCCCCTCTCCATCCTCACCGACACCTGGTGCTCCTCCGGTCAGTTCCTCCCCGACGGCACCCTCCTCCAGACTGGCGGCGACCTCGACGGCCTCCGCAAGCTCCGCACCATCTCTCCCTGCTCCCTCGACGACCGCAGCCCCTGCGACTGGCTCGAgctcccctcccccctcctcgcCGCCGGGCGCTGGTACGCCACCAACCAGATCCTCCCCGACGGCTCCGTCGTCATCGTCGGCGGCCGCGCCGCCCCCTCCGTCGAGTTCTATCCGCCGGACCGTCCCCTCCGCCCCTTCCCCTTCCTCGCCGCCGCCTCGGACCCCCAGATGGACAACCTCTACCCCTTCGTCCACCTCCTCCCCGACGGCCACCTCTTCGTCTTCGCCAACGACCGGTCCGTCCTCTACGACCCAGACACCGGCGACGTCCTCCGCGAGTACCCCGTCCTCGACGGTGGGCCCCGCAACTATCCCTCCGGCGGCTCCTCCGCCATGCTCCCCCTCGACCCGGCGGACGGCTACTCCAGGGCCGAGGTCGTGGTCTGCGGCGGGGCCCAGTACGGGGCCTTTCTCCACCGGGACTTCGAAATGCCGGCCGGGGTCACGTGCGGCCGGCTCGTGGCGACCGACACGGACCCTGTATGGGCCATGGAGGAGATGGCGTTCCCGAGGATCATGGGCGACATGGTGATGCTGCCCACGGGAGAGGTCCTCATCATCAACGGCGCGCAGGCCGGCTCTCAGGGCTTCGAGTTGGCCTCCAGACCGTGCCTCAACCCGGTCCTTTATCGGCCCAACGAACCTGACGGATTAAGGTTCATGACGCTGACCCCGACCGAGATTCCCCGGATGTACCATTCCACGGCCAACCTCCTGCCGGACGGGCGGGTCCTGGTGGCGGGAAGCAACCCCCACTACTTCTACCGCTTCGAAGGCGAATTCCCGACGGAGCTCCGGGTGGAGGCGTTCTCGCCGGAGTATCTGTCGCCGGATAAGGCCAGCCTCCGGCCGGGGCTCGAGGCTGCACCGGAGAAGGTGGGTTACGGGGAGGGGTTCGAGGTGGAGGTAGAGGTGGCGCTGCCGGTGGTGGGGGTTCTGGAGGTGAACCTCCTAAGCGCGCCCTTCGCAACCCACTCGTTCTCGCAGGGGCAGAGGATGGTGAGGCTGGCCGTTTCGCCGCCGGCGGAGGTGGCAAGGGGCGGCGGAGATGGGGCTCCGCATCGGTACCGCATTGCTTGCAAGGCACCGCCGAACGGGAGGGTGGCGCCGCCGGGGTATTACATGGCGTTCGTGGTTAACCAGGGCGTGCCGAGTGCGGCCCGGTGGGTCCAGCTGGTGCTCTAAAGGAGGAGCCCAAGCTGAAAAGAAGACAAAGCCAGAGCTCTAGTTCCATAATTGtggataataataaaatttgatttttttttaagcaagtTTTTAAATCCCCGTGGCCCGGTAAAGCTTTCGAGAAGAATAATTGGAGTACAATAAAGATTCTCGACCCtagttaataattaattatttagttAACTTTGTGTTCCGTGAGGGTGGAAGGAATCGATTCGTTCTAAAGCTGTGAGCTTAACAGAGCGGAGAAAAGGTTAAAGGAGGTATAGTGTCTATCTTTATAAAGGTGCAATATTTTCATCCGGAATCAATGATGTGTTGATATATAGTTGAAGTTGGTGACACACCAAGAAAGGCACCgagtctagcaaaaaaaaaaagaaaggcacCGGAGGTTTGGCGACGCTAGGAAGCGGCCGTCAGGATAGTTATCTACGGTTTGCACATGCACTGCCTTCGCGTGCATTAGAATAATGGGACGATAGATCAGCAGAGTCTTTTTTAGCTGGCTAGCAATCAAGTGTTGTCCTCTAATAAAGGTCCTCAATATCGGACTCTTCTTTCTGGAACCACCTTTATGGCTCAGAGATGGATTAGTTGGGGCAAAAACCATAGGGGCTTTATCTGGCCCCGACTCTTAAGATGGAGGACCAGCCTTGTATATATGGTCGGCCAAGCAATGACCAAATCAGCACTATGAGTTATCTATGTGCTATTTTGTGGCCCATTTTATTAACAAATATGATTCCCATGTGGAGTTTTGTAAAAAGCACTTCCAAGAGCAACACAAGATGAGTGCTGCTTTCGGGTGGCACTACGTTATTGGGAGCGAGATTAGTTTCACTGTGGATACGGGTGTGAACGAAAGACCCAGATACTCTAAGCACCAGTTAAACCTTACAGCTTACTCATTCTAGTACTACTCTCGTCCAAGCATATTTATCTGCGGAGTTCTAATAGGATCCGGTGCATTAGTACTGATATGATCGCACCTAGTAAAACCTTATGGCTCAAAATTTATGTGGTGTCGATACAAACTGACTCGTTAGATTTGCAAAGTGATGACACATTTTATTCTTCTTGATGATACAACAAAAGCATAGCTAATGCCATTCTTCAAACATAAACATACTACTGGAAACAATCCATACAGAGGTGTTTGATGTAGACATATCAAGATTTGCTAGATTCTATGTCATCTTGTTGAGGGAAATTGGCAATTCCCACCTTTCTCTGCACATTTTTGTAGGAGTACCTACTGGCTAGGTACACGTACCCACAGAGGCCTACTGCAGCTATAGCAGCTAGCAACCAGTAGAAGAGGTCCAAGCGACTCTCGTTCAGGTCCTTGGCGAACCAGCCAGCCCTCCCTCCCTTCCCAGTCAAATGGTCAGCAACAGTGATCAAGAGGCTACTCAAAAAGCTGCCTGTGCCTATCACGCTCAAGTAGAAGGCCAGTCCCAGGCTCCGCATGCAATCAGGCACTTGATCGTAGAAATACTCTTGCAGGCCCACAATGGTGAACCCATCGCCGAAGCCCATGATCATGAATTGAGGAACCAGCCAAAGTACGCTCATGGAGACCACGCTTGTTTGCTCTGCCTCGGCCACCCTCAGCCTCTTCCTTTCTACAATGGCTGCGGCAGCCATGGCGACGATGCAGAACACCATGCCTATTCCGATCCTTCTGAGGATGCTCATGCCCCTCTCGTTCCCAGTGGCTCGTCTTAAGAAGGGTACCAGAATCTTGTCATAAAAGCTTACAGAGATGATCATGCTGATGGCAGCAAGGGAGAAGACAGAGGCTGGAGGGACGTCGAAGCCACCGGCTAGTTTTCGGTCCATGATGCTAGCTTGCTTGATGAAGAAAGTGGAGGTTTGTGCCACGCAGATGCCGAATGGCAGGGAGGCTGACCATATGGGAACCATGGCGAGGATTAATTTGGTCTCCTCCACTTGAGTCACCGTGGCTAGCCGCCATGGGTTTAGTTTCTCAGCTGCGAAGGCGGCCTCATCGTCTCTATGCTCGATAATGGCGGCTTTGTCAAGAAACCTGAGAATTCATTCATGGAATCAGGAGGAATTGATCCGAGAACATAAAAGGCCAAGTGGATTAAAGTGTCGCGAATTTTGGCGTTCGAAGAGCGAAGCAAATTGGGCCGAGTGCACGTGATGACTAAAGCGTTACTAGGCCCACATGTGGCCCGCTCTAACCACGGGCTCACTCAGAATGCAATCTAAATCGGGTCCAGGTACAGGAACTGGTAACATATCCCGCTTGTCAAGGCCATCTTGGCGCTGCGGTGATATGATTTGATCTAAAGGTAGCTCAGGGGAAACACCAGGCCTAGCGACAGTGTTATCGGGCCCAAACGCTATATAGTGCTCGAGTGACAAGCCCGCAGACAGCTAGGGTTTTATGGAAGAGTAATGAATCAACTAATCGAGAGGAGTGAGGTTGAAAGGAGCTGCATAGTTTTATTATACCTGAGTTGGTTGGTGTGGAAAAGCAGTCTCTTGTCACTCTTCTGCGACTTTGGAACCTCGTACAACTGTCCGGCATGAGAAGGGTGAGGGAGGTGTCTTTTGGCCATGGCTGCCACGAGAACTTGCAGCATGGGCGTCAGGGGGCTACCCGTCGGCACCCGGTATCGGTAGAATGGCCTCCCCAACAAGAATATCACCAGGCTGATTCCCATAACCGAGGTGAGGATAATATCAGCCACACCCCAGCTCACCTTGTCCTCGATGTATACAATCACGGTGACCCCTAGCAACAGCCCACAGCACAGCCCAAAGTTCCACCAGTTAAAGTAtgacatcttcttcttcctctcctcctcatgGTCGTCGTCGAATTGGTCCGCTCCGAAGCTCTCGAGTGCGGGTTTGTGACCCCCAGTGCCAATAGAGATCAAATAAATGGCCACGAAGAAGATAATCTCATGGAGTCGTAATGATCTGTGGTAGGGCTTCAGGCCCGGGACCAGTTGACACATGGTCAAGAGGATGAGACCCTGCGACAAGAAAGATCCAATGAATTATATAGACTCGATGCTAGCTGTTTTATGTTACAAACTCTTCGAGATTTCATGATCAACGTAAAATCAATCATATGTAATATGACTTTGTTTTAAGTCCGGCATTCCAAATCGGCTTTTGCACCTCGGTGGTGGATCGTGCCTAGGTTGAAACTAGCTGTGCTGCAATTGAGACGGACAGTCGAAGCGAAAAGTATGTTCTTCCATAGGAGGAAAGTAACATGACAGCAAAAAGTCAGGAGGAACGTAGCATAGCAACGGCACCAGATACCCATCAGAGTGCTTCAGCCGAAGCGAAGAAAGTCAGCTGAGTCAAGCGTGCTTATTTGGTATCGAGTGCAGTAGCTCTGGAGAAGtgaacttgattttttttaatttttgacagtgaattttctttttcttttttttttaacagttgAACGTGAGGAGAAAATATCCAACGACAGAATATAGACCAACGTCGTGTTCGCGAAGGCCGTGTGAAGAATATTGGCAGCAGGGGAAAAGCGACAACCATCTTTTTGGTGGTTCAGCGCGTCATGTGACTCGGTGGTCGTAAGCTTTGCAACTTGGAATGCATGCAAGGCGATGCAAGCTGCCACGACGGCAGGAATATGGGAAGGGCGTAGAAGTGGGTTGGTGCACGATGTGATCGACTCAGACAGACATGATGCTGCCCATGTTGTTGTGCACCATCAGGTAAAACTTGTGCGGGCCTGGCCTGACTCGAAATTGGCCTTGGCCCACATCTTTATTCGCCGACGTTGGAATTATCTCGGATAACTTGTTCGGTTATTCACCGCGGCCGGAATAGGAAAGAAACGTCTCTGGCGAGTGGTGCGCCCTGCTGAGCGAGGTCGCTATTAAAATTCTCTTTTCTCGATGTCTTTCTTCCccttaagaatttttttttgtgcgtgtgcgtgtgcgtgtgtgtgtggttttgtatttttgaCGATTTTTTTCCCTAGCCCGGAAATCTTAAGAAGCTCcttcaaaacaaattaagaaaGTGACGGACTAATCAAggaacaagaaagagaaagcatCATGGTGGTGTTATGCTCATCACGCTCACCCCGAGATAAATGAGGGAGGAACAGAGGACGGTGGAGAACCTCCCCAGGTAGGCGTCGGCGATGAACCCTCCGATGAGCGGCATCACGGTGGTGACCCCGGACCAGTAGTTGACGTTCTTGGCCGCCGTCTTCACCTCCTGATGGAGCACCTTGGTCAGGTATATGATGAGGTTGGTGGCCAGACCGAAATAGCTCAGCCTCTCACTGAACTCTATTGCTGCACCATGCAAGGAAAGCATATGTATACGCGATCGATCGATGTATAATGT
The Phoenix dactylifera cultivar Barhee BC4 chromosome 3, palm_55x_up_171113_PBpolish2nd_filt_p, whole genome shotgun sequence DNA segment above includes these coding regions:
- the LOC103722652 gene encoding protein NRT1/ PTR FAMILY 5.6-like, producing MGCYIKSHGAPLALSQLSAPNQSSLASSTPHLQFLFSSMRTELAATPISLMEPGMFDEKGRGEAQVEEKRVYDSSVDHKGRVPLRASTGAWKAALFIIAIEFSERLSYFGLATNLIIYLTKVLHQEVKTAAKNVNYWSGVTTVMPLIGGFIADAYLGRFSTVLCSSLIYLGGLILLTMCQLVPGLKPYHRSLRLHEIIFFVAIYLISIGTGGHKPALESFGADQFDDDHEEERKKKMSYFNWWNFGLCCGLLLGVTVIVYIEDKVSWGVADIILTSVMGISLVIFLLGRPFYRYRVPTGSPLTPMLQVLVAAMAKRHLPHPSHAGQLYEVPKSQKSDKRLLFHTNQLRFLDKAAIIEHRDDEAAFAAEKLNPWRLATVTQVEETKLILAMVPIWSASLPFGICVAQTSTFFIKQASIMDRKLAGGFDVPPASVFSLAAISMIISVSFYDKILVPFLRRATGNERGMSILRRIGIGMVFCIVAMAAAAIVERKRLRVAEAEQTSVVSMSVLWLVPQFMIMGFGDGFTIVGLQEYFYDQVPDCMRSLGLAFYLSVIGTGSFLSSLLITVADHLTGKGGRAGWFAKDLNESRLDLFYWLLAAIAAVGLCGYVYLASRYSYKNVQRKVGIANFPQQDDIESSKS
- the LOC103722653 gene encoding aldehyde oxidase GLOX, whose amino-acid sequence is MAAAASASTGPPHGLVRLSLHVLLLLTSVSLTHAQLPGTWEVLVEDAGIASMHTAVTRFGTVVLLDRTDIGPSRLPLPKSHCRRDPTDRALPGGDCTAHSALLDPATRRLRPLSILTDTWCSSGQFLPDGTLLQTGGDLDGLRKLRTISPCSLDDRSPCDWLELPSPLLAAGRWYATNQILPDGSVVIVGGRAAPSVEFYPPDRPLRPFPFLAAASDPQMDNLYPFVHLLPDGHLFVFANDRSVLYDPDTGDVLREYPVLDGGPRNYPSGGSSAMLPLDPADGYSRAEVVVCGGAQYGAFLHRDFEMPAGVTCGRLVATDTDPVWAMEEMAFPRIMGDMVMLPTGEVLIINGAQAGSQGFELASRPCLNPVLYRPNEPDGLRFMTLTPTEIPRMYHSTANLLPDGRVLVAGSNPHYFYRFEGEFPTELRVEAFSPEYLSPDKASLRPGLEAAPEKVGYGEGFEVEVEVALPVVGVLEVNLLSAPFATHSFSQGQRMVRLAVSPPAEVARGGGDGAPHRYRIACKAPPNGRVAPPGYYMAFVVNQGVPSAARWVQLVL